A single genomic interval of Helianthus annuus cultivar XRQ/B chromosome 6, HanXRQr2.0-SUNRISE, whole genome shotgun sequence harbors:
- the LOC110864120 gene encoding F-box protein VBF: MATRLNMLPEDCISTVLSLTSPPDASRFMLVSSSLRSAAESDIVWDRFLRSDLPRILSRSHTQLNVSSKKELYFQLCDSILMDGGIRSFSLDKVSGRKCWILSARALSISSSNEPNHWTWTANSTSRFSEVIELKTITNMEIEGRIQTEDLSRNSTYCAYLIVKVSDQSFGLDSIPCETTISSSTCSVTSIAYLCPLDEKKQQIESLFFMNRRRMMEKRVVEGECRRPSKRGDGWMEIELGEFFVGEKSEGLKMSLMEVKGQQLKGGLIIQGIEVRPKCEQL; the protein is encoded by the exons ATGGCCACCAGATTGAACATGTTGCCAGAAGACTGTATTTCCACTGTTTTATCTCTAACCTCTCCACCAGACGCATCTAGATTTATGCTTGTATCTTCTTCGTTACGGTCCGCTGCTGAATCCGACATCGTTTGGGACAGATTCTTGCGGTCGGATCTACCTCGTATTCTCTCTAGATCACACACTCAACTCAATGTTTCTTCTAAGAAAGAACTGTATTTCCAGCTATGTGATTCTATTCTCATGGATGGTGGAATTAGG AGCTTTTCATTAGACAAGGTAAGTGGTAGAAAATGTTGGATTCTATCGGCAAGAGCACTTTCTATATCTTCAAGCAACGAACCAAATCATTGGACTTGGACTGCCAATTCTACCTCAAG ATTTTCTGAGGTAATTGAGTTAAAAACAATAACCAACATGGAAATTGAAGGAAGGATACAGACTGAAGATTTATCTAGAAACTCAACATACTGTGCTTATCTTATAGTTAAGGTTTCTGATCAATCATTCGGTCTGGACTCTATTCCATGTGAGACAACCATCTCAAGCAGTACATGTTCGGTTACCAGCATAGCCTATTTATGCCCTCTAGATGAGAAAAAACAACAGATAGAATCACTGTTTTTCATGAACCGGAGACGAATGATGGAGAAACGGGTAGTGGAAGGAGAATGCCGACGACCGAGCAAGAGAGGAGATGGATGGATGGAAATCGAACTTGGAGAATTCTTTGTTGGAGAAAAAAGTGAAGGGTTGAAAATGAGTTTAATGGAAGTGAAGGGTCAACAACTAAAAGGAGGACTAATCATTCAAGGAATTGAAGTTAGGCCTAAATGTGAACAACTATAA